A single window of Sulfurovum sp. UBA12169 DNA harbors:
- the acs gene encoding acetate--CoA ligase, with protein sequence MLQEIYQPNPQYASIAAIKSMDEYHALMNKAKEDYEGFWGDYAKEKIDWFKPFDMVLNESEAPFYKWFEGGQLNVAHQCIDRHLLTRKNKAAIIFEGDNGDQQVLTYRELAYEVNKTANMFKNQFGITKGDRVVLYMPMIPEAAISMLACAKIGAIHSVVFGGFSAEALRDRIIDAQAKLVVTSDGAYRKGNPYMLKPVVDEALSTGCECVKAVCVVERNGEEIHWEPGRDYAYNELVKNESSKCAAEPMESEDPLFLLYTSGSTGKPKGVQHSSAGYILWAQMTMEWVFDLKENDTYWCTADVGWITGHTYIVYGPLAAGATTVMFEGVPTFPDAGRCWRMVEEYQVNQFYTAPTAIRLLHKTGQDEPKKYDLSSLRVLGTVGEPIDPAAWKWYYEEIGGSKCAIVDTYWQTETGGHMISPLPGATPIKPACATFALPGIIAEVIDEVGNPAPIGEKGFMCITKPWPSMIRTIWGDPERFVKSYFGDCKKEGKPVYFTGDGAMIDEEGYITITGRTDDVINVSGHRMGTAEVEAAIKKHSNVAAVAVVGKPHPIKGEGIFAYIVLKSEESLAEEIELTKEINNIIKKEIGAIALCDDIVFVPDLPKTRSGKIMRRILRSIVKNEEITQDTSTLEDPSIVGKIESIVKSCRL encoded by the coding sequence ATGTTACAAGAGATCTATCAACCAAATCCACAATATGCTTCAATTGCTGCCATTAAAAGCATGGATGAATACCATGCATTGATGAACAAGGCAAAAGAAGACTATGAAGGTTTTTGGGGTGACTACGCCAAAGAAAAAATTGACTGGTTTAAACCGTTTGATATGGTACTCAATGAAAGCGAAGCACCCTTTTACAAGTGGTTTGAGGGTGGACAGCTCAATGTAGCACACCAATGTATCGATCGACATTTGTTAACGCGCAAAAATAAAGCAGCTATTATCTTTGAAGGAGATAACGGCGACCAGCAAGTGCTTACCTATAGAGAACTGGCCTATGAAGTCAACAAAACAGCCAATATGTTTAAAAACCAATTTGGCATCACCAAGGGAGATAGGGTAGTGCTTTATATGCCGATGATCCCTGAGGCTGCAATCAGCATGCTTGCCTGCGCGAAGATCGGGGCTATCCATTCTGTGGTATTTGGCGGCTTCAGTGCAGAAGCATTGAGAGACAGAATTATCGATGCCCAGGCAAAACTTGTTGTAACATCAGACGGAGCCTACAGAAAAGGCAATCCCTATATGCTCAAACCGGTAGTGGATGAAGCGCTCAGTACAGGATGCGAATGCGTCAAGGCAGTATGTGTGGTTGAACGCAACGGCGAAGAGATCCATTGGGAACCGGGACGTGATTATGCCTATAATGAACTAGTGAAAAACGAATCATCCAAATGTGCAGCAGAACCGATGGAGAGTGAAGATCCTCTTTTCTTGCTTTACACTTCAGGAAGTACCGGAAAACCAAAAGGAGTACAGCATTCAAGCGCCGGATATATTCTTTGGGCGCAAATGACGATGGAGTGGGTATTTGATCTTAAAGAGAATGATACCTATTGGTGTACAGCCGATGTAGGCTGGATCACCGGACATACCTATATTGTTTATGGGCCGCTTGCTGCGGGTGCAACTACGGTAATGTTTGAAGGCGTGCCTACATTCCCTGATGCAGGAAGATGCTGGAGAATGGTAGAAGAGTATCAAGTAAATCAGTTCTATACGGCGCCTACAGCGATCAGACTTCTTCATAAGACAGGTCAAGATGAGCCTAAAAAATATGATTTAAGTTCGCTTAGGGTTTTGGGAACCGTCGGAGAACCTATCGATCCGGCTGCATGGAAATGGTATTACGAAGAGATTGGCGGAAGCAAGTGTGCTATTGTGGACACCTACTGGCAGACAGAGACGGGCGGACACATGATCTCTCCGCTTCCCGGAGCAACGCCCATCAAGCCTGCATGCGCTACGTTTGCACTTCCCGGAATCATAGCGGAAGTTATCGATGAAGTAGGAAATCCTGCACCGATAGGCGAGAAAGGCTTTATGTGTATTACAAAACCATGGCCAAGCATGATCAGAACAATCTGGGGCGATCCTGAGAGATTTGTAAAATCCTATTTTGGAGATTGCAAAAAAGAGGGCAAACCGGTTTACTTTACGGGTGACGGCGCGATGATCGATGAAGAGGGATATATAACCATTACCGGAAGAACGGATGATGTTATCAATGTTTCCGGGCACCGAATGGGAACAGCCGAAGTTGAAGCAGCGATTAAAAAGCATTCGAACGTCGCGGCAGTGGCAGTTGTAGGCAAACCGCATCCGATCAAAGGGGAGGGAATCTTTGCCTATATCGTTCTCAAATCGGAAGAAAGTTTGGCAGAAGAGATTGAACTAACCAAAGAGATAAACAATATCATAAAAAAAGAGATCGGTGCAATTGCACTATGTGATGATATCGTGTTTGTTCCGGATCTTCCAAAAACAAGAAGCGGCAAGATTATGAGAAGAATATTGCGAAGTATTGTTAAAAATGAAGAAATTACACAGGATACTTCTACATTGGAAGATCCGTCTATCGTAGGCAAAA